The stretch of DNA ATGATGCCATAAGACTAATATAAAACAGGTTCTGTGAGGTTCAGCAAAGAGGGTTCCGCCGTTAAACTGTCCACATACTATGGGGACAATGGGGCCCCTAGAAAACATACACTTAACGTTCAACGCACACAATTTAACAAACAAGGGGTTTTCACAAGAGAAACCTACTAATATACTAAATTTATGCATTTAGTTGGACATAATGAGTACTTATATGTATACATTTTACAAGGACCTCAACCAAGCCGAAATGAGTGAAAAAATGTGAAAAAAAGGGACATTATAACTGATACAAGTAACTAGAATAGATTGACACAGTACGAGTGAGAAAGTGCCAGACCTGAATAAGAAACGCCTTAAGGCCATGTAGTGAATTCAAATACTTTAAGGACAATATCGAATCCAGTGGGGATCTGCCATATGAACAATGCAACGTTCACGGCATTCAGAGCTATGTGCAAACTTCTGGCTGTTTCATTTCCTTTCTGCATTGCAGGTACCAGGGCCGCAGCGGCTGCCCAGAGCACAGTAATGGCTGTTTCCCAAAAAGGAATGTAAATTGTTAATTTGTTGATTACATTGTGTTTCAATTTGGAAGCGTAAGCTTGTTAGACGAATAACAGGTTATTATATGTGATGATCGAATGATAAGATGTTTCTATTTAAATTCGGTAATAAGGATAGGGATTAGGGATGGTCTCGCAGTTTATTAGTTTGAGATGGTCTTACAAGAAATTTATTGGAAGAATTACAAGAACAATAGTAGCATTCAGTAATTTCTTTCAGTCTTTCGCCAATAACGATTCATTTGCTCATAAGTCATACCTGCTCCAGCAAATAGGTGAGGACCCGGAAATAGCTTTCCAGTTCGAAGCCAAGTATTGACTCCTCCACCAATTGCCTCGAAGACGCCAAACCCAAGCAAAATTGACCCGGCATTGAAGTGTCGGTCCCTAAAGTTGCCTTTCAACAATTCTTTCCTTTCCTGAATAATTCCATGTTTAAAAAAAACAGAACGATAGGAGTTAGGACAATTACTGTACAGGCATCAACATAACAGCGATGAATAACACAAAACTACGACTATGAAATACATATACCAATTCATTCATGGATTCTTTAGGACCATGAAGTTGGTGTTGCATTGTTGCTTCATGTTTTAGTACTATCGACATAATTAGAGACAATATGCCATATCACAAAACCATGTCTTCGAAAGAGAAAACTTCACATATCATTGCTAGAGGTCAAGGTAGGAAACCAAATATGCCTTCTTGTTAGATAAGATTGTCTCCCTTTTCTCACTTGAAGAATCCCGTCATCTGTATTCTTACTCGGCTCCACTCCGCTCTCATTGGGTCTATGACCAGATTTACATAATAATACTCTCCAGTGATGAACAATCCGATTCAGAAATCCACATCCACGCAGTCATTAACccattactccctctgtcccggtcaattgttgtcctttggttttggcacaaagaccaaggaaagaggagatgaccaataactaaatgacaagtggaacaaattgaatgagtatgatcaaattactcatcaagttcattcttaaaatagaaaggacaacaaatgactgagacacccaaaaatggaaaaggacaacaaatgaccgggacagagggagtataataaaAATAAGTGCCTCATAATATGGATCAGTATTGTGATAAACTTATCAAGAGACGAGAACTTGTGTACCCAAAGGATCATTTTATTGTTATGGCTCTAGCTCTCCACTTAAAGGTAACAACGCAAACATCATCAACTACGAATTCAAATTGTACTCCATATTTAAGTATTTTACACTTCACTAAGATCGACAGCACTCAGCAGACAATCAACATTCAATAATCATACTTACTTACACATACATAACACGGATACGTATCAACAGCAGTCAGCAGAAAATCAACATTCAATACAGAAAGACGAAATAGTAAAATACCTCGGTAAGCTGCTGAATTTGGGTTTCGACAGGAGAAGGGGGAGCCTTAACAGGTGTACCATCAGACGCAACAGCAACAGGTTTAACTTGCTTCTTAAGCTCAGTAATCTCATTCTGAATCGTTCTCACTCTCCGCCATTGCCAACCCAAATACCCGGCCCATAATGTGTACGCAAATAACCCACCCATCACTATTGGGTGTATCAGCGCCAATGATCTCCCTTCCAATAGCCCAAATTCACCTCCAGCCGCCAATGCATCCTGACAAATTACTTATAAATTAAAACGATTCAAGTATTAATCTCTTTTTGCCGACAAAAGAGACTACTCTCCTCGCCACAAGATGCTCTTTTAAGAGGTAAACAGTTGGTCAAGAGGTCTACTCTATTCCCGTGGGTAGGGATCAAACCCGCGAACTGTGACATCATCGTTAAGGGACAATAATAACTCGTACACTAAACACATTACATTACATAAACATGGGGATTTCCTGAATCCCAAGAATTACAAAATTAGAAGTTGTTGGGTAGTCATTTTGCTCGAATAATGGCAGAGTTGACAATTTACAAATGAACTATTGACATGTTTGGGAACGTAGAATTGGAATTGAATTCCATAATTAGATACATTTCAAGCGTTCGGGAAGCCTTGgaatttggaattggaattgagCTCAATTCCTTATCAATTCCAAAAATTTGGGGTGATCAAATTCATACCCAATAGTAGTCATTTCAATTCCGTCATTATTCAATAATCTTAAATAGTCAATGGGTTCCCAACATGTTTGGGAACGTAGAATTGGAATTGAATTCCATAATTAGATACATTTCAAGCGTTCGGAAGCCTTAgaatttggaattggaattgagCTCAATTCGTTATTAATTCCAAAATTTTGGGGGTTATCAAATTCGTACCCAATACTCCAATAGTAGTCATTTCAATTCCGTCACTGCAATAATCTTAAATAGTCAATGGGTTCCCAACATGTTTGGGAACGTAGAATTGGAATTGAATTCCGTAATTGATACATTTCAAGCGTTCGGGAAGCCTTAGATTTTAAAATTGGAATTCAGCCCAATTCCTTATCAATTCCAACGAAATTAAAATTTGGGGTTAGAAAATTCCTAACCAAACACccaatcaataggtcttggtatagacgggtggggcgtataaacgggtaaagacctctaataaaatgggtatggaggacaaggtggggcaccacccatgtgcttcccactttatggcaaatgggtattttgtgaggggaaatggtatccgtctatacgtatagacggatagtgtccgtctataatgagaatttgtgataccCAATAGTAGTCATTTCAATTCCGTCATTATTCAATAATCTTAAATAGTCAATGGGTTCTCAACATGTTTGGGAACGTAGAATTGGAATTGAATTCCGTAATTGATACATTTCAAGCGTTCGGGAAGCCTTAGATTTTAAAATTGGAATTCAGCCCAATTCCTTATCAATTCCAACGAAATTAAAATTTGGGGTTAGAAAATTCCTAACCAAATACCCAATAGTAGTCATTTCAATTCCGTAACAGTATAATATAAAACGATCATCTCATACGGTAAGACGGTCTCATACAAAAATTGAGGAATCACACAATATAATCATAACTAACTCACATTACtattaaaagaaaaaaatattAAAGAAATAAAATACCTGTGCATCAAAAAGGAAGGGTAAAGAAAGGGTGGTAAGAGTGAGGGGGGTAAATTTCAAGGGGTTAAAAGAATGATCAAGGGTTAAAATTTGAtgggtatttttattattattactagtagTGTAATTAGGATTAGCAGAATTAACGGGAATAATGTGGGATTTTTGGGATTTTGGAAGTGGGGTCAGTTGAAGTTTCAAAGCAGAGAGTGTGGCAGCCATGAGTATTGTGTTACTGTTTACTCTGCAAAATGGAAATGCCTGCGTGTTTGTGAAGGAGAAGTGAGTAGAAGAAGCAAATATGTGGACACAACCAAAATAAGGTGTGATTGTGATGATGTTTGGTGTTTTGACACTTGGTCACATTGCATTCCCccttatcattgtctcgggtagAGGTGGTAATCGGGTCACTCGAATTGGTTACGGATTGGGTCAAAGCGGGTCGGGTTATATCTGGTCTGAGTTGTGTCAGGTCAATGACGGATTTGGGTCGGTTACAGTTCATTCGGGTCATCTTCGGGTTGGGTCATCAGCGGGTGGCAAGTCGGGTCGTTAGCGGGCAGTATCGGGTCAGGTTATCTGCATATATTTTCTCATATATATTTAGTTTTAGAGGGTAATTTTATGCTTGACAACTCATAGGAGTATTAAATGTAattttaagtgaaaataattaagatgaaTGTCAATTTGATCTTATTTACACCATTATTAAGCTAATTTATTATCGTGTCGTCTATCGGATTGAGTCAATATCGGGTCACAGATCGGGTTGGTCGGGTTCGGGTTGAAAAAATAAggatgttatcggttatcgggttTCGGATCACCCAATTTTCAGGCTGTATCGGGTCGGGTTTCAGGCGGGTCGGGTCAACTTTTGCCAGCTCTAGTCTTGGGTCATACTAATTCCACCCTTAATCTTAGATTAAGATGATGCAATAAGGTCATAACCTTCTTCATAACTTTGCTTGAGAGTGGTCCTATTGAATTTCGCCGATTATAGAATAAGACGGTCACACGATaatcttttttatttttgtaagAAAATTACTCACTTAATAATAACTAATGAGCTGTCTTTTTACgccataaaaccgtcttatacaaTGTAGGATTATTGATTCATCTCCCGTCGATTGAATGAATTTTGGTTTAAACTTTCGTAGGTGACAATTTGACATTTTAGTATTGTCCTAACAAATACAAAGTCTTAATTAATATGAAAtattttttatgtaaaatttATAACAAGGTAAACATATTGAAGGGACAAGTGAATAATGTATGGGAACTAACAAATTGTTGGTTTCATCTATTTAAATAGGGTATACTAGTTGGAaaacccgtgcgatgcacggggctcttATTAGGATCATCTTTAAAATATATgcttaagttgataaaaaaaaaggtCTAACTATATTGAATCATTTGATGAAACAAAAGTTCGTGGTTTGTTGTAGTTGATCACCTATGTTGCTTTTAGCACGAAAGGTGTGCTGTTTAATTAGTAGTAATCATATCATTTCTAAAACATCAAGCGACATAGTTATAGTACGTCGCTACTACAGGTACCATCAATTTTTATTTAAATACAAAACCATGTCCATAAACATGGTGCAAATTACCTAAATGAACCCTATATAACTGAAACATACCTTTATGAATTTTCCAAATTATTTTAACCTTCAACAACTAAGTAAAACTAAACGGTGTTACATAAAACAATAGGTGTCATAATTATACTCCTTGTATCTATCATATGTGACAACATTAGTTATTAGTTTATAACTTCATTAAAATCGTTGGGTGATTGAATAATTATAGTGTTACCGTTCTTATCGCACTCACTATTTGTTTTTAAGCGAAGTagtctttgattatttacaataagactacttatccttaaaaactctacgcaaaatatataatatgaaatatagtttaataaatttgtgattttttttttttgtaaataatgTTTTTCGTGTGGCTTTGATACGTGGGCAAAAAACATTAAAATGAAATAAGTTTGATATTAGAAAGGTTAGGGgatcatatataaaaaaaatctAATATTTAAGCCTTGTTTGCAAAGCAAATAAGCTTAAGCTCATTCTTaccaaaaaaaaatcatttactttatttttttaTAAGTATTTGTCATTTGGTAAGTAACTTATTTACCAGATTAAAAGTAGCATGTGAGAAGAAATAAACTTAACTGTCTTTTTTTTCTACCCTTCaatttataatatttctttaattatttctttatttagactcttaatgtgtgcccttagggAAGACATTAGAAAAAACCGATATTAAATATAGAGTACTTATTATGTCTTTCTATGCTATTTACCAATAATCAGTTACctgttagtttgccaaacattttttagTGAACCAACTAATTTATCAGATCCTAATTTTCAGTTCCTTATAAACTACTCACTttatcccggtcatttgtttacctttttcatttaTGGGCGTTGTCTCATTCATTGTCTTACCTTTATAAACTGGGACTATTTTTTAAGGGTAATTTCATCATCTACATAACCTATTGTCCACTTGTAGATGTGAAATGTATTTTTGAGTGAATTATGGTCAAACTCTGATCTAGAAAAAGCAAATGAGGAGTTTtgtgtgaattggagggagtaggaTATTAGGATACTACTCTTAAACTCGATTAGTTTAagattaattttattaaaattataactcaattttgtttatttgaaatgtcatttattaacaaaatcaagtctcattatcttacattgttattcagctctttatttataataacaaaataaGCAAATTctaagaaaagaaaagagtttcaattttaagaaactgacttcaaattactaaatatatatGTACAATCGTTTCACTTCTTAACCAATATATAAGCAATTAGTTGTTTTTATCGTAACGTCAAACTTATAagtttgacctaatttattacaCAAAGGAGTACCTTATATTCAACTAATTAAATCTATATGAGataccctttttttttttgaaggtatATGAGATACCTCATGGTTAACCATTTACAAAAAAGATGTATTTTCACTTTGGTGGCCTGAGGTTTAGCCTAATTCCACTTTAGTGCCTCGAGGTTTGCATAACTACACTTTGGTGCCTTGAGATTTTGACGATCCACTTTAGTGACCTATACATAACATTCTTAGTATTTTATATGGAATACTTAAAAAATATGTTGAACATAAGAAAtcaaccttttttttttgcaatattatgttgattattctaTTTTGTATGTAGTTTAATCTCCAATTTTGCACTTTATTTCACCGAAAATGTAATTAATTAAGATTAAAGTTGACTATTAAATATTTTAGGTCACCAgaatataattaattaagattAAACTTGACTATTAAATGGTCGTTCAATTGGTTTTTAATCTTACGTGAATATTATTGGTAATCTAATCATACACATTTGATATGTCATAGAAAGTCGAATTTAAACTATTtatgtgtaacaccccacggtaattgaagaggtccagtgataggcttaaatgactagtgcttaaagggattagaagtactactcatatcaacaaagtgcactttcttttatgatcatccatgtgaaagaactccaaagttaagcgtgcttgactgggagtagtcttaggatgggtgacctcctgggaaggtttccgggatgcgcatgagtgagaacaaaatgcgctgtaaaggacccgtattgatctgtgggccatgttacacaacctggtgagctatcataagtaaccgctcccgacccggtttgggccggggtgttacattatgTCATCGTTGTAGTTGTTTATTTCTAATATAATCATTATAGAAATTATTCTCATTCCACCACCATTGTATAAGCCAAATGCTAAGTAAATGTCactctttacttttttttttctaatatgcCATGTTACTATTTCCtgaattattatttttaaataaaaatcagctttttttaaatttttttgtaaAAGATAATTACGTGTTTGGTTATAATCAACAACTCGAAtctttgtaaatattttaaatattCAAAAAAGTTTTAAAATATAATTATCTTTATTACAACACGGGTTTCCCTAAGTAGTCAAAATCGAACAACTTAAAATTTTgacaatattttatatttgtaaaaaattaggatcttttttttttctcacaaaGAGTAATTCTATGTTTATAAAATGTAGGCAATTTTAACACTTTTATACGTTTATTAAATGACATTTTGCcttataaatatttctaaaataaatattcCTTATAAAATTATTTTCCTATTATTAGATCCAGTTCTATTAGTATTAtctttgatggggcatattctgcacccgctgaccagtcaacatattgagcaaggtcaaagatatccacagcaagtcaacgacttagacaaatttaACCGAGCGCAgcgactgtcggctgtctctCGGGTCCCTACTGGGACAACCAACCCGGCcaggggcacacatccgcgaactcatatccaagacccctcggcggtgagtcaacagggcccgccggcctgccatgggtccctcggccgaggggtagatcagtctttccacctgctagccacttggccactacgtgacaaaaggtgaaagtctataaatactcctcaactctcattgaggaggagatccacaatttaacctaagaatcactatttatctggtaatatcttccttatctctctacaatatatacttcaccaagtaacaacaacttatctctctaagtttactgacttgagcgtcgggtggtaacaaataactgctctggaattacacccggaacaattggcgccgtctgtggggaaagatactagaagctagtcacattcattcccaaacaaaaaaaaaaaaacaaaaacccacccacaaagctaagaagatgtcaaaacaacaagaggtattcgtaactgacgaaaccgaGTTCTGCCAAGATAATACCGTCCACAGttctggagttgcgcagccctccaccggccgggtaattcaaccggagtacgggatgccaataataccgatACGCCGCGCCCGCGccaaccagtcaccatcatgggacatgtggttgatgcagcaaaactgaagctactcctggacctcattggtagtacgtcggctcacactgtcacaccgacaagagcggcggaacccgtccaggagaccagggcccagaatgtgactccaagagacttgaatggagcactggaagaagctggccccgtcaagacgccggaggagcccaaagtgctAGTGgtggacctaagtccttcccggaccagcgggaggacggcgtcgctgcagcaccgacgaggcctgcctcagaggagtgagagaagtccgactcgccagagttggagaaggagtccgactcaccagagtcggagaagaagcccgactcaccagagtcggagaagaagcccttcccgccacggggagtggagccggactaggaatgcgaggagccgatcgccgcgtgtcgttcgacacgtggtcagacagcccctcaatgcctacgtccttgaaaccgccgtgccaaccaagctaaagttgccggcgttcacatacaaaggggatagcgaccccaccgaccatgccgaggcctttgagtcgtacatgtcggtgtgggagcaacccgacgaagtctggtgccgagttttcccaacaacctTGCATGGGATGACTCAGAGTTGGTATAaggggctgcccgacggctcggtatactgttacgccgacctaagggacgccttcttagcccagtactcctgcaataaaaggagggccgtggagacatcggacctcccgactatcaagcgagagggaggcgagtctctccgaagctatgtaaagaggttcgacgccaaggttcaagcAGATTCGTGAGTGAACAATGAGCCGGCACCTTGCGGCGATGAAAGgtctcccaaggggagacttaaaaaacgagctcatcaagtgcggcggcttgggcttagacgccgctaggaagatggccgaccaggccatcaaggtggaagactatcacaagacctgggtaggccacaacgaggctgggcactcagagaagaagagccaccgggaggacaacccggatgaaagacgccgtgacaataataggtcacggtctgatagatctgccaggaagcagaactcggcgggcgccggggggagttcaggaTCGTACTACCAGAAACGGTTCAATGGCCAcaccccctggtcgtatctgccgccgaggtcttcgccctgagcaagaacgagggccagaagtgggaaaggccccccaagccgaagggagacggtgacacgagccaatacTGTGAAtatcacggccacaccggtcaccttactgacaactgccggcatctgaagaatgccattgaagagctaatccggaaggggagcctcggcaagtatgttgccaaaggccaaaagactgaggccggcggttcaaataagaaatccgtctttgaacggataggagtgatccatgttgtcatcgggggcaacgagaacggtgggtccgctcatgggcacaaacggcacctgaacgagctgtatcaggccatcaactttgtgcccaaaatagcggtccccgcttccaacatccccgacatgactattgggtagaaggactacgagggagtcatcgcccctcacagcgacccacttgtagtccacttggacatatccaaccacctggtcaagaggtgcctgattgacacaggcgcctacacgaacatcatgttcagggagtgctttctcaacctcggtctgaaggttgaagacttgagaccctgcaccaatccgttgtacagtttttccggggccagcctggtacccctggggttgatcagactgccggtgatgttcggcgaagggaatgcggcGAAGAATGTCCTGTCTGAGTTcgtagtcattgacggctcgtccgcctacaacgtcctcataggccgcgtcaccctgagcgaggctgatGCAGTAATGtcaatccgggccctgacactgatgtatgtctcggaccggggggaagcgcataagctcgtctccaaggacgagaaggacgaggtggtcaacacccagatatccaccagagggtgcaacatgcaatccctcaaagtggcaaggAAGTCagggaaggggaagagcccatcttTGCGGCAGGAGGGCGACCCGATGAATGCCGacgtcggcatggttgaaggaaccccgaccgaccaagaagagccgcatcccggcgtatgggaaatAACCACTGACGGGTCCCCCACGTCGAACAGCTCAGGAGCTGCCATTCTTATcaccagcccaaacggggacatGTTTGAACACGCCTTAAAATTTACCTTCTcaacctcaaacaacgaatccgaatacgaggcggtgataaatggagtcgaattagctagggctgccggggcggagcacgtcGTGGTTAAAACATGCTCACTATTGGTGGCCAACCAAATCAgtggagagtatgaggctcgagatgacgggatggtaagatacctggaaagggtgaaagccgacaccgccaaattgaagtccttccagatacagtacaTTCCCAGGTCCGACGCTCACTCAAGACACACCGGCTGACAAACATGGAGGGTgcacctttgatgagccattaggactGACAATCTCGGGAAAATTTTGTATAAGCGGGGaaggtgcccaagacaactgtgggcaccccgacgcatgtttatatctaatgaagaatcgtccaagttttccatcaaagtattcatttccccccatagtcactatcaagaagcagacgccgtcgcagtcaccccaagaagtagacgctacggcagtcaccccaagaggtagacgccgcagcagtcactccaagaggtagacgtcacggcagtcatcatcaagaagcagacgccgtcgcagtcaccccaagaagtagacgctacggcagtcaccccaagaggtagacgtcgcagcagtcactccaagaggtagacgccacggcagtcaccatcaagaaataggcgtcgtcgcagtcaccccaagaagtagacgctacggcagtcaccccaagaggtagacgccgcagcagtcactccaagaggtagacgccacggcaatcacTATAAGGAAGCAGACGTCATGGCAGTCGCTACCGGCgcggttgatactcgcgaaagcgatcaGCACGCCCTaggaacgttaaacacagttgagatacacattctaactgcctcggtcaggccgaggtagaaacaaaagaagcgctcaattaataacgtaagaagacaactcagacgaagacaagaaaagacctcggccaagccagaggcaaaataagcaaactcttattaaaaattataacaggttacaaggagaatacagacgacggccgtccccataaggataagccaaaacacaacctaccaaagttgtacaaaatacaagggaaagaaaggcaaaaggttacagacatatcatttaagcgccaaaagatggcagggaggaaaggcttaataattggcccccgaatagctaaagctatccgagacgccgggtgagcctggtgacgaccgcccgtctccctatgcctgttgctgcttgccatcgcGGCGTTAGCGGATCGTCCTTaatgggcgacccagaagctgtctCAGCCGTCTCAGCTttctcagcagcctcagcctcagccttcttggcagcctcagcctcagcggcctcagctgccttcatcctctcggcttcctcttcggccgccttagcctcctcagcaagggctgccttctccgcggccgcctcttcctccttcttcacccttacctcctccttggccttctccttcgcggcttcctccttagcttcgagcttgtcatcaaacagctcgtcaaatttatcccacggaaaggagccatcaagagggaagagctccccaatcacttccctggcagcttcttcggccaggtcccggtattgggcgcacatgttagggaggagaaCGGTTTGGAgtatctcaatgtcctcctccctttggccgatgatagcatccttgttccgaaccaccttcccctggacCTGGAACAAGCCCCTAAACTCGTCCCTCTGCGTacggtaaaggtcggcgtgcttcgaACAAGGTCACGCATCTCCAAAGACTTAGCGgcttcagccgccgcagcctcggccttggctctctcagcaaggacttccttttcagcgtcctccccgagttttctctcaAAGACGGACGCCTCTTTtgcctcggccttggccctcttagcctcctttGTTCGCCGCGTCGAGTTCCGGCCTTAGCCGCTCGAGCGTGGGGCGCTTCAccatggtcttctcttgctccataatgtgggagccggctagctgAGTCCATTTCGCCAGCCTCTTGCATATTCTCatcccctctgccacaagctcggtgggggaaaccttctggagtAGGGAATC from Silene latifolia isolate original U9 population chromosome 10, ASM4854445v1, whole genome shotgun sequence encodes:
- the LOC141604946 gene encoding uncharacterized protein LOC141604946, with amino-acid sequence MAATLSALKLQLTPLPKSQKSHIIPVNSANPNYTTSNNNKNTHQILTLDHSFNPLKFTPLTLTTLSLPFLFDAQDALAAGGEFGLLEGRSLALIHPIVMGGLFAYTLWAGYLGWQWRRVRTIQNEITELKKQVKPVAVASDGTPVKAPPSPVETQIQQLTEERKELLKGNFRDRHFNAGSILLGFGVFEAIGGGVNTWLRTGKLFPGPHLFAGAAITVLWAAAAALVPAMQKGNETARSLHIALNAVNVALFIWQIPTGFDIVLKVFEFTTWP